One window from the genome of Maylandia zebra isolate NMK-2024a linkage group LG18, Mzebra_GT3a, whole genome shotgun sequence encodes:
- the acin1a gene encoding uncharacterized protein acin1a, with amino-acid sequence MADLEDVTLDGRPLQSLRVADLKAALEERGLSKSGQKNTLIKRLKGALMLENLQRTSTAHIGLQPNSQIGEEMSQNSFIKQYLAKQQELLRQRLEREAREAYDTNEQEEHAEVNNSTPCPPPAQDVTPALPEQHKPAGTSGEEGLLGAVNEGQANRNQEADMSSPPASGSVPMRVPAAEQRPERGSASSEVPGDSDDDDSEDGDEDGDDDDWDSSARRRNFREPARGPTTRERSAASRQPQQQHIPSLLSPQLRQPTPPPSPPPELSFPLPDTPKQSPPSPDVPQARRSPSSSSSGSSSGGSRSSSPEPQRSGHAERRPGPLTLLARKMESEGAFSGGGWHGTDGEADRQESNSSSATSFPGRGPPESLVSATTHTSNTAEHVPFPIMPGTNQGVTGAHSAHIQVPVSTLEPTVPDERVREMESDLERQEKLRKRRQERTAAEERERALALEREREQALERERFEQQQALEKEEREKALQKEKELALEKERQEREQALAKEREEQMRALELERQAELQRLKLLEQERLQREREEREKREREEMERAALERERERLERERALEAERIEREEALERERLEKEKALEQERIEREKALEQERIEREKALELERLEREKALELERREREKALELERLEREKALELERRERERVEREKALERERIEREKALERERVEKERAERRAALEQERIEKERKEKLERALQQEELERARKEMERALEQEREKALEHERLENEKAVQKEKEERERKLELEKDKTGVAEKESESHLSPSKCGLEAGLTPLPTPHPLSTGPAINSSAEAGDREQIRAPEPQSEGQAAECSATISTTSLSPHSSFKKFRFVMDRAQPSSTSMVIKRPRTFSDSPQPRTSPVTYPTTVGKGQSEGHRPSVKQEDSELRTNQQVAAAPPGSVRIQSEEDTAVITEMGPKEERATRLVLEDKEQAASGKTEQVAKESIKKVKEADESKGLSSSVSGAEQRGRDSKKERIRTRQRSSSDSSSSESDSGSSSSQSSGSSSSSQEKKNSTSRVTKEETSKRDSSTQHMAAQHEDVRKSSKTSTCKRETSAEKANTTADGDSHNVAQFSKAPTGEEKHGKRTDSEEEEEKDKQRQMKETTMADPEKFQETSEEKSKAFSARKISLSSSKSSPGTSSAEGEQESGTVAGRKRRWGSSTAVTAKKPSISITTDSLKSLIPDIRPCLGQEAVVDLHPEEAVLSGADDEDRERSDQDLQIRRTVTQVVHSESQENGQREAKRSRQEEAEEDDLQVDQERTKAHEEQMDTSIPVAVETHSPTHTSHDVEINTVTPSDTLIRRSISQQKTSVSITIDDPVRTAKQPSPPRGKVSTIVHICNLVRPFTLGQLKELLSRTGSLMEEGFWIDKIKSHCYVTYSSVEEAVATRAALHGVKWPQSNPKVLTVDFCQQDELDFHKGLGAGDKPGAEEHGPGSGRGRTSGLPSLLPERDQWAEREREMERRERARAEREWDRDKVREFGKHGEEKEGGPRRSRSRERRRKERGKSKEKKEKIAEDPPAKLLDDLFRKTKAAPCIYWLPLTDEQFAQREAARAERAKEREKRRKEQEEEEKKREEERKERVKTGGGTTERSEGEKDKDRERDRGRDRDRERERERENDKRRDGYRRPGGSGAGGGRRSRSRSEPRERRR; translated from the exons ATTGGTGAGGAAATGAGCCAGAACAGCTTTATAAAGCAGTATCTGGCTAAGCAACAGGAGCTACTGAGGCAGCGTCTGGAGAGAGAGGCTCGTGAAGCATATGATACAAATG AGCAAGAGGAGCACGCAGAAGTCAACAATAGTACACCGTGTCCTCCTCCAGCCCAG GATGTCACACCAGCATTACCTGAGCAGCACAAGCCAGCTGGCACCTCTGGTGAAGAGGGATTGTTGGGTGCGGTAAATGAGGGCCAAGCAAACAGAAACCAGGAGGCTGACATGTCCAGTCCACCTGCTTCTGGCTCTGTGCCCATGCGTGTTCCTGCCGCTGAGCAAAGGCCAGAGAGAGGCTCTGCATCAAGTGAAGTCCCAGGTGACAGCGACGATGACGACAGCGAGGATGGTGACGAGGACGGTGACGATGACGACTGGGACAGCAGCGCTCGAAGGAGAAACTTCAGAGAGCCAGCCAGGGGACCCACAACAAGGGAGAGGTCTGCAGCGTCCCGTCAACCGCAGCAGCAACACATCCCTTCTCTTTTGTCACCTCAACTCCGCCAGCCAACACCGCCTCCTTCCCCTCCACCAGAATTATCATTCCCTTTGCCTGACACCCCTAAACAGAGTCCACCTAGTCCAGATGTTCCCCAAGCCAGGCGTTCCCCCAGTTCTTCCAGCTCTGGTTCCTCCAGCGGTGGTAGCCGTAGTAGCAGCCCTGAGCCACAAAGGAGTGGACATGCTGAACGCAGGCCTGGCCCACTAACCCTTCTGGCACGTAAAATGGAGTCAGAAGGTGCTTTCTCCGGAGGAGGATGGCATGGCACTGATGGCGAAGCTGATAGGCAAGAAAGCAATTCATCCTCAGCTACATCATTTCCTGGCAGAGGACCACCAGAGAGCCTGGTATCTGCCACCACTCACACCTCTAACACTGCAGAGCATGTACCATTTCCAATAATGCCAGGCACCAATCAGGGTGTTACAGGAGCACATTCAGCTCATATTCAAGTACCTGTGAGTACACTTGAGCCCACTGTGCCTGACGAGAGGGTCAGAGAGATGGAGTCTGACCTAGAAAGACAAGAGAAGCTGAGAAAACGTCGGCAAGAACGTACCGCGGCggaagagcgagagagagcccTAGCACTGGAGCGAGAAAGAGAGCAAGCTTTGGAGAGAGAGAGGTTTGAGCAACAGCAGGCCTTagaaaaggaagagagagagaaggcttTGCAGAAGGAGAAGGAACTTGCTCTAGAAAAAGAGAGACAGGAGAGGGAGCAAGCTTTGGCTAAAGAGAGGGAAGAGCAAATGAGGGCCTTGGAGCTTGAAAGGCAGGCTGAGCTTCAAAGACTTAAACTTCTGGAGCAAGAACGGctgcagagagaaagggaggagaGGGAAAAGCGCGAGAGAGAAGAAATGGAGAGAGCAGCTTTGGAGCGTGAGCGAGAAAGGCTAGAAAGAGAAAGAGCTCTGGAGGCTGAGAGGATTGAGAGAGAAGAGGCTCTGGAACGGGAAAGGTTAGAGAAGGAAAAGGCTTTGGAGCAGGAGAGGATAGAACGTGAAAAAGCCTTAGAGCAAGAGAGGATCGAGAGAGAAAAGGCTCTAGAGCTAGAAAGGTTGGAGAGGGAGAAGGCCTTGGAGTtggagagaagagaaagagaaaaagcttTAGAGCTAGAAAGGCTGGAGAGGGAGAAGGCCTTGGAGTTAGAGCGAAGAGAAAGAGAACGAGTTGAAAGAGAGAAAGCTTTAGAGCGAGAGAGGATAGAGAGGGAAAAGGCCTTGGAACGAGAGAGGGTGGAAAAAGAGAGGGCAGAGAGACGGGCGGCTCTTGAACAGGAGAGAattgagaaagagagaaaggaaaagctAGAGAGAGCCCTACAGCAAGAAGAACTAGAAAGGGCAAGAAAAGAGATGGAGAGAGCTCTGGAGCAAGAAAGGGAAAAAGCTCTTGAACATGAAAGGCTGGAGAATGAGAAAGCAGtgcagaaagaaaaggaggagcGGGAGAGGAAGCTGGAGCTGGAGAAAGATAAAACTGGGGTGGCTGAAAAGGAGAGTGAGAGTCACCTTTCTCCATCCAAATGTGGCCTTGAGGCTGGTCTCACACCCCTGCCAACTCCTCACCCCCTCTCCACAGGACCCGCTATAAACTCGTCAGCAGAGGCAGGAGACCGGGAACAAATCCGTGCTCCAGAACCCCAGAGCGAAGGCCAAGCAGCAGAGTGTAGTgcaaccatttcaacaacatcTCTTTCACCACACTCGTCATTTAAAAAATTCCGGTTCGTAATGGACCGAGCACAACCCTCATCCACGTCTATGGTTATTAAGCGGCCCCGTACATTTTCTGATAGCCCACAGCCTCGCACCTCACCTGTCACTTATCCCACCACTGTTGGGAAAGGACAGTCTGAAGGACATAGGCCctcagttaaacaggaagatTCAGAGCTACGGACAAATCAGCAGGTTGCTGCTGCACCACCGGGATCTGTGAGGATCCAGTCTGAGGAGGACACTGCTGTTATTACTGAAATGGGTCCCAAAGAAGAAAGAGCCACAAGGCTAGTGTTGGAGGATAAAGAACAGGCAGCTTCAGGAAAGACTGAACAGGTTGCCAAGGAGTCCatcaaaaaagtaaaagaagctGATGAAAGCAAGGGTTTGTCAAGCTCAGTGAGTGGAGCGGAGCAGAGAGGAAGAGATTCAAAGAAGGAAAGGATACGAACAAGACAAAGATCATCATCCGATTCCTCTTCCTCAGAATCGGACTCTGGGTCCTCATCTTCTCAATCATCCGGTTCATCCTCGTCCTCTCAAGAGAAAAAGAACTCCACCTCCAGAGTTACAAAG gAGGAGACATCTAAAAGAGATTCCTCAACACAGCACATGGCGGCTCAGCATGAGGATGTAAGGAAATCCTCAAAAACCTCTACCTGCAAAAGAGAGACGTCTGCAGAGAAGGCTAACACAACTGCAGATGGAGACAGTCACAACGTG GCACAGTTTTCCAAAGCACCGACTGGAGAAGAAAAACATGGGAAGAGAACAgacagtgaggaagaggaggaaaaggacAAACAAAG GCAGATGAAGGAGACTACCATGGCAGATCCAGAGAAATTTCAAGAAACCAGTGAGGAG AAATCAAAGGCCTTCTCAGCTCGTAAGATCTCTCTTAGCA GCAGTAAATCATCCCCGGGCACCAGCAGTGCAGAGGGTGAACAGGAGTCTGGGACAGTGGCTGGTCGCAAGAGGAGGTGGGGCTCCAGCACAGCTGTCACTGCCAAGAAACCTTCCATCAGCATCACCACTGACTCACTCAAG TCTCTGATCCCAGACATCAGGCCATGTCTAGGACAGGAAGCAGTAGTTGACTTGCATCCAGAGGAAGCTGTCCTCTCTGGGGCTGATGATGAAGACAGGGAGCGCTCTGATCAGGACCTTCAGATTAGACGCACAGTTACACAG GTGGTGCATTCAGAAAGCCAGGAGAATGGgcaaagagaagcaaagaggagCAGGCAagaggaggcagaggaagatgatCTACAGGTAGACCAAGAAAGGACAAAGGCTCATGAAGAGCAGATGGATACCTCTATTCCTGTAGCTGTTGAAACTCATTCACCAACACATACCAGCCATGATGTAGAAATCAACACTG TGACCCCCAGCGACACCCTCATCCGTCGCTCCATCAGCCAGCAGAAAACAAGTGTTTCCATCACAATTGATGACCCTGTTCGCACGGCCAAGCAGCCCTCACCACCTCGCGGAAAAGTCTCCACTATTGTTCACATCTGCAACCTG GTGAGGCCATTCACTCTGGGACAGCTTAAGGAACTGCTCAGCAGAACTGGCAGTCTGATGGAGGAGGGCTTCTGGATTGACAAAATCAAGTCCCACTGCTATGTCACT TATTCAAGTGTAGAGGAGGCAGTCGCCACACGAGCAGCTCTTCATGGCGTGAAATGGCCACAGAGCAACCCAAAAGTTCTCACTGTTGACTTCTGCCAGCAGGATGAA TTGGACTTCCACAAAGGTTTGGGTGCAGGTGACAAACCTGGAGCAGAGGAACATGGTCCTGGCTCCGGCCGTGGTCGAACATCGGGCTTGCCCTCTCTCCTTCCTGAGCGAGATCAGTGGGCTGAACGGGAACGCGAAATGGAACGCAGGGAGCGAGCTCGAGCAGAGCGGGAGTGGGATCGCGACAAGGTTAGAGAGTTTGGAAAACACGGagaagagaaggagggaggTCCTCGAAGGTCGCGATCAAGAGAGAGGCGACGCAAGGAGAGGGGAAAGAGCAAGGAGAAGAAAG AGAAAATAGCCGAGGATCCCCCTGCAAAGCTGCTTGATGACTTGTTCCGCAAGACTAAAGCTGCCCCTTGCATATACTGGCTTCCACTTACAGATGAACAG tTTGCCCAGCGGGAAGCTGCCAGAGCAGAACGGGCAAAAGAACGTGAGAAACGGCGAAAGGagcaagaagaggaggagaaaaaaagggaagAGGAGCGCAAGGAGAGGGTGAAAACTGGAGGAGGCACAACAGAACGCAGTGAGGGTGAGAAAGacaaggacagagagagagacagaggtcgAGAtagagacagggagagagagagggaaagggagAACGACAAACGCAGGGATGGCTACCGTAGGCCCGGGGGCAGCGGGGCGGGCGGAGGCCGACGCTCACGCAGCCGCAGCGAACCACGAGAAAGGCGGCGCTAA